The Tessaracoccus flavus genome includes the window GCGTAGGCCGGCGCGGTTGAGACTGAGCCGTCGGCGGACGGGGCGGGAGCCGACGGCGCGGCGGTGGGGCCGAAGTTCGGGATGATGAATCCCTCGGGAATGTGTGCCATGTTCTTTCTTCTCCTAGACGCAGCCGACGGGCTTCGGCAGCCCGGCCAGCCAGGACATCTTCTTGGCGGGCTTCACCGGGAACAGCCGGTAGAGCTCCTTGATGTCGAATCCGCCCACGGTCTGCATCCGGCGCAGGGTGGGGGTGACACCGGTCGGGGCGGAGTCGTCGCGCATGAA containing:
- a CDS encoding TusE/DsrC/DsvC family sulfur relay protein translates to MPTNTLNGRSFQVNEEGFLTERSEWSEELAADLAALIDLELTDAHWAALRFMRDDSAPTGVTPTLRRMQTVGGFDIKELYRLFPVKPAKKMSWLAGLPKPVGCV